In Musa acuminata AAA Group cultivar baxijiao chromosome BXJ2-3, Cavendish_Baxijiao_AAA, whole genome shotgun sequence, the following proteins share a genomic window:
- the LOC135607044 gene encoding mitochondrial phosphate carrier protein 3, mitochondrial-like isoform X1: MDVSEKSRRPLVPGYLYSSASRPLGLERMISGSSRISQAGNGGASMVAQAPSEPGKIELYSPMYYAVCTFGGIASCGPTHTAVTPLDVVKCNMQIDPAKYKSITSGFGVLLKEQGVRGFFRGWVPTLLGYSAQGACKYGFYEFFKKYYSDIAGPEYAAKYKTLIYLAGSASAEVIADVALCPFEAVKVRVQTQPGFARGLSDGLPKFVRSEGALGLYKGLVPLWGRQIPYTMMKFASFENTVEMIYKYSIPTPKEQCSRSLQVGVSIVGGYIAGVFCAIVSHPADNLVSFLNNAKGATVTDAVKRLGLWGLCTRGLPLRIVMVGTLTGAQWGIYDSCKVMAGLPTTGSVAAAVPSTA, translated from the exons ATGGATGTCTCCGAGAAGTCTCGCCGGCCCCTCGTCCCCGGCTACCTCTACTCCTCGGCCTCCAGACCCCTCGGTCTGGAGCGGATGATCTCGGGGAGCAGCCGCATCTCCCAGGCAGGGAATGGTGGCGCTTCGATGGTCGCCCAAGCGCCGAGCGAACCCGGGAAGATCGAGCTGTACTCGCCTATGTACTACGCCGTCTGCACCTTCGGCGGAATAGCCAGCTGCGGCCCCACCCACACGGCCGTCACCCCGCTCGATGTCGTCAAGTGTAACATGCAG ATCGACCCAGCGAAGTATAAGAGCATCACCTCAGGGTTTGGTGTGCTGCTCAAAGAACAAGGTGTCAGGGGATTCTTCAGAGGCTGGGTGCCGACTCTGCTCGGATACAGCGCCCAGGGAGCATGCAAGTACGGGTTCTACGAGTTCTTCAAGAAGTACTACTCTGACATCGCCGGACCTGAATACGCCGCCAAGTACAAGACTCTGATCTACCTTGCCGGCTCTGCTTCTGCCGAGGTGATTGCCGATGTAGCCCTCTGCCCCTTCGAGGCCGTGAAGGTGCGAGTCCAGACGCAGCCAGGATTTGCTCGGGGTTTGAGTGACGGATTGCCCAAGTTCGTCAGATCTGAGGGTGCTCTGGG ATTGTACAAAGGATTGGTCCCACTTTGGGGGCGTCAGATTCCCT ATactatgatgaaatttgcttCCTTTGAGAACACCGTTGAAATGATCTACAAATACTCAATTCCAACGCCGAAGGAGCAGTGCAGTCGATCACTTCAGGTGGGGGTGAGCATTGTTGGCGGCTACATTGCCGGTGTCTTCTGCGCCATCGTCTCTCATCCCGCTGACAATCTCGTCTCCTTCCTCAACAACGCCAAAGGCGCCACTGTTACTGAT GCTGTGAAGAGACTTGGACTGTGGGGGCTTTGTACGAGGGGGCTTCCCCTTCGAATTGTCATGGTTGGTACTCTAACTGGTGCACAGTGGGGAATATATGATTCTTGCAAAGTGATGGCTGGCCT GCCAACGACTGGTTCAGTTGCTGCTGCTGTTCCTTCTACTGCTTGA
- the LOC135607044 gene encoding mitochondrial phosphate carrier protein 3, mitochondrial-like isoform X2 has protein sequence MDVSEKSRRPLVPGYLYSSASRPLGLERMISGSSRISQAGNGGASMVAQAPSEPGKIELYSPMYYAVCTFGGIASCGPTHTAVTPLDVVKCNMQIDPAKYKSITSGFGVLLKEQGVRGFFRGWVPTLLGYSAQGACKYGFYEFFKKYYSDIAGPEYAAKYKTLIYLAGSASAEVIADVALCPFEAVKVRVQTQPGFARGLSDGLPKFVRSEGALGLYKGLVPLWGRQIPYTMMKFASFENTVEMIYKYSIPTPKEQCSRSLQVGVSIVGGYIAGVFCAIVSHPADNLVSFLNNAKGATVTDANDWFSCCCCSFYCLIARLLPMKTPILGWSTPLPAYFSL, from the exons ATGGATGTCTCCGAGAAGTCTCGCCGGCCCCTCGTCCCCGGCTACCTCTACTCCTCGGCCTCCAGACCCCTCGGTCTGGAGCGGATGATCTCGGGGAGCAGCCGCATCTCCCAGGCAGGGAATGGTGGCGCTTCGATGGTCGCCCAAGCGCCGAGCGAACCCGGGAAGATCGAGCTGTACTCGCCTATGTACTACGCCGTCTGCACCTTCGGCGGAATAGCCAGCTGCGGCCCCACCCACACGGCCGTCACCCCGCTCGATGTCGTCAAGTGTAACATGCAG ATCGACCCAGCGAAGTATAAGAGCATCACCTCAGGGTTTGGTGTGCTGCTCAAAGAACAAGGTGTCAGGGGATTCTTCAGAGGCTGGGTGCCGACTCTGCTCGGATACAGCGCCCAGGGAGCATGCAAGTACGGGTTCTACGAGTTCTTCAAGAAGTACTACTCTGACATCGCCGGACCTGAATACGCCGCCAAGTACAAGACTCTGATCTACCTTGCCGGCTCTGCTTCTGCCGAGGTGATTGCCGATGTAGCCCTCTGCCCCTTCGAGGCCGTGAAGGTGCGAGTCCAGACGCAGCCAGGATTTGCTCGGGGTTTGAGTGACGGATTGCCCAAGTTCGTCAGATCTGAGGGTGCTCTGGG ATTGTACAAAGGATTGGTCCCACTTTGGGGGCGTCAGATTCCCT ATactatgatgaaatttgcttCCTTTGAGAACACCGTTGAAATGATCTACAAATACTCAATTCCAACGCCGAAGGAGCAGTGCAGTCGATCACTTCAGGTGGGGGTGAGCATTGTTGGCGGCTACATTGCCGGTGTCTTCTGCGCCATCGTCTCTCATCCCGCTGACAATCTCGTCTCCTTCCTCAACAACGCCAAAGGCGCCACTGTTACTGAT GCCAACGACTGGTTCAGTTGCTGCTGCTGTTCCTTCTACTGCTTGATTGCGAGGCTTCTGCCAATGAAGACACCAATTCTGGGTTGGAGTACCCCATTGCCTGCGTATTTTTCTTTATAG
- the LOC135607046 gene encoding flavonol synthase 1-like produces MEVERVQAIASLSVATNDIPPEFVRSEHEQPGITTYRGLVPEIPVIDLEDGDEGRVTRAIAEASQEWGIFQLVNHGIPGEVIRALQRVGREFFELPPEEKEKYAAAPGSLQGYGTKLQKDLEGKKAWVDFLFHNIWPPTQVDHRAWPENPVDYRKANEEYAKHLVGLVEKMLVSLSKGLGLEADVLKHAVGGDDLEFLLKINYYPPCPRPDLALGVVAHTDMSAITILIPNDVPGLQVFKDDHWFDAKYVPDAIIVHVGDQIEKLSNGRYKSVLHRTTVNKEKARMSWPVFCSPPGETVIGPLPQLVSDEQPAQYKTKKYKDYAFCKLNKLPQ; encoded by the exons ATGGAGGTGGAGAGGGTGCAGGCCATCGCGTCCCTGAGCGTGGCCACCAACGACATACCGCCGGAGTTCGTGAGGTCGGAGCACGAGCAGCCGGGTATCACCACGTACCGCGGCCTGGTCCCGGAGATCCCGGTGATCGACCTCGAAGACGGGGACGAAGGCCGGGTGACGCGCGCCATCGCGGAGGCCAGCCAGGAGTGGGGCATCTTCCAGCTGGTGAACCACGGCATCCCCGGGGAGGTGATCCGGGCGCTGCAGCGCGTGGGCAGGGAGTTCTTCGAGCTGCCaccggaggagaaggagaagtacGCGGCGGCGCCGGGGAGCCTCCAGGGCTACGGAACCAAGCTGCAGAAGGACTTGGAAGGCAAGAAGGCGTGGGTGGACTTCCTCTTCCACAACATCTGGCCGCCGACGCAAGTCGACCACCGCGCATGGCCGGAGAATCCGGTGGATTACAG GAAGGCAAATGAGGAGTACGCCAAACATTTGGTGGGATTGGTGGAGAAGATGTTGGTAAGCCTGTCCAAGGGACTGGGGCTGGAGGCCGACGTCCTCAAGCACGCCGTGGGAGGGGACGACTTGGAGTTCCTCCTCAAGATCAACTACTACCCGCCGTGCCCGAGACCCGACCTCGCCCTCGGCGTGGTGGCTCACACCGACATGTCCGCCATCACCATCCTGATCCCCAACGACGTCCCCGGCCTCCAGGTCTTCAAGGACGACCACTGGTTCGACGCCAAGTACGTCCCCGACGCCATCATCGTCCACGTCGGGGACCAGATCGAG AAACTGAGCAACGGCAGGTACAAGAGCGTGCTGCACCGGACGACGGTGAACAAGGAGAAGGCGAGGATGTCGTGGCCTGTGTTCTGCTCCCCGCCGGGCGAGACGGTCATTGGGCCTCTGCCGCAGCTCGTCAGCGACGAACAGCCCGCTCAGTACAAGACGAAGAAGTACAAGGACTATGCTTTCTGCAAGCTGAACAAGCTTCCGCAGTGA